One segment of Rhipicephalus sanguineus isolate Rsan-2018 chromosome 6, BIME_Rsan_1.4, whole genome shotgun sequence DNA contains the following:
- the LOC119396269 gene encoding adult-specific rigid cuticular protein 15.5-like codes for MAAVCHFCRFFRIRAAGPTMKAVILLALVAVARAGLVGHGHAAVAVAAVPEAGHSSQHRVQDLHGNYKFGYKEAHTSGGSFRQEAGDAWGNKVGSYGLTDADGRVRVVKYVADGHGFRAHIATNEPGTAASHPAAAAYHARHAVPAVGVAAAKVVAAPVAKVAVAPVAVAAAPVAKVAVAPVAIAAPAYGFGYGHGYGHGYGLGYGLGYGLGHGFGHGFGFGHGLGYGGFGHGYGLGLGYGHGFGYGKFY; via the exons ATGGCAGCGGTCTGTCACTTCTGTCGATTTTTCCGGATCAGAGCAGCAGGTCCCACGATGAAG GCTGTCATCCTCCTCGCTCTTGTCGCTGTCGCCCGCGCCGGGCTCGTCGGCCACGGCCACGCTGCCGTGGCTGTCGCTGCCGTCCCCGAGGCTGGACACTCCTCCCAGCACCGCGTGCAGGAC CTTCACGGAAACTACAAGTTCGGCTACAAGGAGGCCCACACCAGCGGCGGCTCCTTCCGCCAGGAGGCCGGTGACGCCTGGGGCAACAAGGTCGGTTCCTACGGTCTGACCGACGCTGACGGTCGCGTCCGTGTCGTCAAGTACGTCGCCGACGGCCACGGCTTCCGCGCCCACATTGCCACCAACGAGCCTGGCACCGCCGCCTCCCACCCTGCTGCCGCTGCCTACCACGCCCGCCACGCCGTGCCGGCTGTCGGCGTTGCTGCCGCCAAGGTTGTCGCCGCTCCCGTCGCCAAGGTGGCCGTCGCCcctgtcgccgtcgccgctgccCCCGTGGCTAAGGTTGCCGTCGCCCCTGTCGCCATCGCCGCTCCCGCCTACGGATTCGGCTACGGACACGGTTACGGACATGGCTATGGTCTCGGCTACGGTCTCGGCTACGGTCTCGGACACGGTTTCGGACACGGTTTCGGATTCGGTCACGGCCTGGGCTACGGAGGATTCGGCCACGGATATGGTCTCGGCCTTGGCTACGGTCACGGCTTCGGCTACGGCAAGTTCTACTAA